The segment GCTCCAGCCGGCGTACTGGCTCCCGAGGCAGGCGAGGACCGGGTTGCTGGTGAAGATATCGACGTACAGGATCCAGTTGGCGAAGGCGGTGCCCGCCCGGATCCCCACATGGCCGAGCCCGCCCAGGCAGATCTCCGCGATGCGCCGGCCGGCCTCTAAGCCGCCGGGAACCTTGATCCCGGCATCGATGACTTGCGTCCCGTTGGCGAGGCGCTCGACTGCGATCCGCAGGGACGGCGCCTCTGCAACCAGGGCATCCACCAGGGGACGGGTGCGTGCGTTGACGCTCACCGGAACCGACTTGTTCGTCATGACAGCGATCTTCGTGTCTTGTTGAACCCCTGGATCGACCGGTCACCAGCGCCCTATTTTTGTCCCCTCACCCTAGCCCTCTCCCGGAGGGAGAGGGGATCTGAGGCGGCGATTTATGGCCGTGGCCAGTATAGTCTATGCCGCTTGCGGCCACCCGAGCACCGCGCAGAGTTTGGCTCGCCGGTCCGACAAGAGGCGATCCACGGCCTTTCGCTCTGCCGCGCGCGCATGCAGTGTGCAGATCGGCTCGCCGGACTGGAGGAGGGTCCCGGCCGCGGGACGATCTCGTGCCCAGTCGGGCCATTGGAGATCGTCCGGGATCGCGAACGTCTCGGATGCCCAGAGCACCTCTTGCGCCGCGATCCCTGCGCCGAGTACCCGAACCGTGCGAGGCAACCGGCCCTCGCAGGCAGCGAGGTGCATCTGAAACAGGCCCGGCCCCTCCACACCCAAGTCCTCGTAAAGCTCGAAGGTCCCGGTCGGGCGCGGATTGACTTCCAGCACCGAGTACCGCCCGTCCCGGTCGAGCATGAAATCCAGCCCGCAGAGCCCGACGAGCCCGAGGGCCGGGACCAGTGCTTGGAGCGCGTCTCCGATTGCGGGGGCGTTGAGCGGGTCCGAAACGGTCACGGCGCCCGTGTAGCGGAAACGCGCGGCGCCCGTCCCGCCCTGGACCCGGATCTCGTTGTATCCGACGATCGCGGCGTGCCGGCCGTCCGCTAGGAACACGACCGAATGTGGCCGGCCGGACACCTGGCGTTGTAGATAATGACCGGCCGGGCAGCATGCCTCGGCCGGCCGGACATGTGCGCCGCCCGCCCCGCCGATACGCTTGCAAAGCCAGCCCGCGCCTTCGCCTGGCGGTCCTGGCGGCGCCTCCGTCACCGTTTCCGGGTGCGGGACCCCGAGGCGGGTGAGGAGCGCGAAGAAGCCAATAGGGTCCTTGGCGCGCCGCACGACCTCGGGCGGGTTGCCGAGGAGCCGGCCGACGCGCGCCATCGCTTCGAGCAGATCGATGCGCTCCTCGAAGCCGCTCCCCGCTACGATGCCGTCGATCCCCTCTCGGGCTTCGATTCGATGCAGGCGGTCGAGCAAGCGGTCCGCGCGAAACCCGCTGACGATCGAACCGATCCGGGACACCAATCGGGCCAGGACAGAGGTGTCCCGGTCGGCATAGAGGTCGAGGACATGCACCGGGATCCCCGCCCGTCCCGCCGAACGCGCCAAGGCCCGTCCGCTCTGGGCCACGACGACGATCGGTCGGCCGGTAGAGGGCCTCTCAGCCGGCGGCATACTCCCGTGCCACGGCGAATGCCTGGGTGTGATCGAGGTACACGGGTTTCGGGGCCTCGATCATCATCTGGAACAGCCGGTAGTGGACCTTGTACTTGACGTTCCCGATGGCAAGCGCCCCGATCCCTGCCGCTCGGGCGGGGGTCGATGGTAGCTCCTTGCCCATGTCCTGCACGCCCACGCCCTCGATCCCGGCGGGCGGCACGGCGTTGACGTCGGCCGCGACCAGGAGCCGCGGCGCCTCGGCGAGTTGGGCACTAGAGAGCACCTGGGTACCGGCCTTGGCCGCGCCGACCACCACATCGGCGTGCGCGAGGAAGGCGCGTATGGCGGCATCGCCGCTGCTGTCGGCGCCCCGCATCTCGACCCCGTAACGCATGTGGTAGGGCGCCCCCGCCTTCAGGGCGGCCTCGGCACCACGGGTGCTCGCCAGGTACATATGGGCCCCGGCCCGCGCCCCGATCACCCCGGCGCACAGCCCCACCGGGCCGGTGCCACCTAAGAGGTAGATGTTGCGTCCGGCGAGGCCGCCCGCGCCCTTCCTGCGGAGCCATACCTCGACGCAGGCCATGAGCGCCGCCGCGGTCGTGATGGCGCCGCTGGGATCGGCGAACACGGAGACCTCGAAGGGCGGCACCATCGCCTTGCGCGCCTCCTCCAGCATGTCGAGGGCGAGCCCGAAATCGCGGCCGCCGATGAAGATCCCGGTCCGCTTCACCCCGGTCGGCCCGCGCGAGAAGATAGTGTCCTGGGTCAGTCCGTGGATGTCATCGAGCGTCACGTCCGCATAGGGGATGACCCCGTCGAAATCGGCCTCGTAGGCCATGTTGACGTCGAAGGGGCTCACGTTCTTGGTGGAATTGAACATGTGCAAGAGGTAAGGGTCTTTCATGGTCTCCGTCCGCAATGGCCGCCAGGGCCTGTTTTAAGCGTGTGCTCCGTCGATGCCCTCAAGCCGCCTTGCGCTTCACCATCACCTCGGCGCCCCGGTTCTGGGCCGTGCACACGAGGAAGGTGAGTGAGTCCGCCCATCTCGGGCGCGCCGCGCGCACCAGGCGCTCGGCCTCTGCCGGGTCCTCACAGAGCGCGAAGCCCGTGGGACCCCAGGAGCTTTGCCCGACGCCCCTGAGCCCCTGAGCGCGCAACCGGGCGAGGGCCTCGGCGACCGCCGGGCTCGTATACCGCCCCCCTTGCAGGCTCGCGAAGTGATCCCCGACCGTGTCCTGGATGGCGGCGATCCCGGTGCTGAAGGGCACGAAGTCGCGCTCGGCGAGCGCCGGCAGGACCTGCATCACCAGGAGCCGGCACAACCGCCCCGCGGTCTCTTGTGTCATGGGCGCGAGGCGCTTGAAGGCCAAGACCTCGGCTGCGCCGTTCAAGCCCTGGCGCGCGCGATCCAGGATCACGATCACGCGCCAGTCCTGCGGGAACGGCATCTGGGCGATCACCGGCGGGATCGCGGTGCGCTCGCCATGCCCCCCGTCGACCACGAATCCCCCCGATTCGAAGGCCCCGATCCCGATCCCCGAGCGCAACCCGCGGCGCGTCGCCTGGGCCAATGCCGGAAGATGACAGTCGCGCTCGAAGAGGCGCATGAGCGCCGCGCCCAAGGCCAGCGAGATCTGTGTGCCCGAGCCGAGGCCGGCGTGCTCGGGGATAGCCTCGTGGACGTGGATCCGCACCCCTTGCCCGCTCCCGAGGACCTCCAAGAGCGTCGCCGCAGAACGTGCGGCGCGCTCCGACGAGGGTCCTTCGGCGGAAACCCCTTTGGCACGCTGCACTGAAAGCCGCGTCCGCACCTCCGAGAGGGCGAGGCCTAGCCCGCCGAAGCGCCGACCGAGGTCACCGCTCATGTCGAGGAAGCCCATGTGCAGGCGCGCCGGGGCGGCAATCGTGATCGTCGCCTCGTGCTCTGGGCGCGTGAAGTTGGGGTCCAGTGCCACCACCTGCGGATCGGTTGACGCTTATCGTTCTAGGGACGCGATGGCAGGCATGATAGATCATGCGGCCACCGCATGATACCGGATGGGCACCGCGCGAGCGGCCGTTGACGGGGCTCATAGCATGTTACAATTGCACTATTCGCGAGCGCCGACATTTCCGAGCCGATAGGTCCGAAATGGGGCGCCGCAGGTGGAGGAATTACATCCGTGGTTGAAACCATGATCCTGATCCCGGGCCGGTCCAACAAACAAGGCACGTCGCTCAATGCCGGCAAGCTCAAGCACGAATACCGGGAGGTCACCTCCACCGTCGAGATGAATCAGGACGACATGGCCCGCCTCTGTCTCAAGGACGGCGACGCCGTTCGGCTCAGCAACACAGAGGGCGAGGCCGTGGTCCGCTGCAAGGGCAAGAAACCGAGCGACTTGCCCTCCGGGATGCTGTTCATCGCCTACGGGCCACCCTCCAGTCAGCTCATGGGTGGCGATACGGCCGGGAGCGGCATGCCCATTTCCAAGAACTTCGAGGTGCAGGTGGAACGCGTGGATGTGCCTTGAGCCGTCGAAACCCCTGAAACCTACGAGGACTGGATTATGAGTGAGCCAACCATGAATCAAAACCTCCGTGTCGTGGAGCACGCCACCTGCACCTTCTGCGGCTGCGTCTGCGACGACATGGATCTCACCGTCGACCTCGACGCCAAACGCATCACCAAGGCCAAGAACGCCTGTACCTTGGGCCGCGCCTGGTTCGCCGAGCACACCATCGAGGACAAACCGCCGGCCCGGATCGACGGCAGACCTGCCACCACCGCCGAGGCCATCGAGGCCGCCGCCCAGATACTGGTCCGGGCCCGGTTGCCCATCATCTACGGCCTCTCCGACACCACCTGCGAGGCCCAGCGCCAGGCGGTCGCCATCGCCGATCTGATGAACGGCAACATCGACACCACCACCTCGGTCTGCCACGGCCCCTCGGGCATCGCCTTCCAGGGCGTGGGCGAGAGCACCGCCACCTTGGGCGAGATCAAGAACCGCGCGGACCTCGTGATCTACTGGGGCGGCAATCCGGCCGAATCCCACCCGAGGCACTTCACGCGCTATGCCGTGACGCCGAAGGGCATGTACATCCCGAACGGACGGAAGGATCGTTACGTCGTCCTCGCCGATGTGCGCCGCACCCCGAGCGCCCCGGTCGCGGATCTCTTCCTGCTAGTCAAGCCGAGCCGGGACTTCGAGCTCTTGTGGGCACTGCGCGCCTTGGTGAAGGGCCGCGCGATCGATGCCTCGATCGAAGAGACCACCGGTATACCGCTCGCGACCTTGGAGAACTTGGTCGAGCGCATGAAGAGCTGCCGCTACGGGGTGCTGTTCTTCGGCATGGGGCTCACCATGACCCGCGGCCGGCACTTCAACTCGGGCGCCATCTTGGCGCTCGCGACCGATCTCAACGAGTACACCCACTTCGTCGCCAAGCCCGTGCGCGGCCACGGCAACGTCACCGGCGCCGACAACGTCGTGTCCTGGCAGACCGGCTATCCCTTCGGCGTGAATTTCAGCCGCGGCTATCCGCGCTTCAACCCGGGCGAGTTCACGACCGTGGACCTCCTCTCGCGCGGCGAGGCCGATGCCGCCCTCATCATCGCCAGCGATCCGGGCTCGAACTTCCCCAAACCGGCCATCGAGCACCTGAAGCGCATCCCGGTCATCGTGCTCGATGCCAAGGACACCGACACGACCGAGCTCGCGCGCGTCGCCTTTCGGACCGCGACCTACGGCATCAACACCACGGGCACGGTGTACCGCATGGACGATGTGCCCATCACCCTACGCCCGGCCTTCGATTCCCCGTTCCCGGGCGATGAAGAGGTCTTGACGGCCCTCAAAGACCGGTTACGCGAGCTCTTGAACGAGAAGCGCGGCGTCGGTCTGCGTAAGGCCGCCTGAGCCATCCCGTTCCGAGTATGGGATCGGCGGCGCTCCGCATCACCAACGGGCGCGTCTACGACCCCGCGAACGGGGTCGATGGGCGCGTCCAGGACCTCTGTATCCAGGACGGTAAGATTGTGGCCGAGGTGCCCGCCGGTGCCCGCAAGATCGACGCGACCGGGATGGTCGTGATGCCGGGCGGCGTGGACATCCACTGCCACATCGCCGGTCCCAAGGTCAACCTGGCGCGCAAGCTCCAGCCCGAGGACAAGCGCCTGGACGTCGTCTCGAGCACGCCCTACACCCGTTCCGGTAGCGGCGGGATCATCCCTTCGACCTTCGCGACCGGCTATCGCTACGCCGCGATGGGGTACACGACCGCGATGGAGGCCGCCGTGACACCCATCGGCGCACGCCATGTGCTCGAAGAATTCC is part of the Pseudomonadota bacterium genome and harbors:
- a CDS encoding GHMP kinase codes for the protein MALDPNFTRPEHEATITIAAPARLHMGFLDMSGDLGRRFGGLGLALSEVRTRLSVQRAKGVSAEGPSSERAARSAATLLEVLGSGQGVRIHVHEAIPEHAGLGSGTQISLALGAALMRLFERDCHLPALAQATRRGLRSGIGIGAFESGGFVVDGGHGERTAIPPVIAQMPFPQDWRVIVILDRARQGLNGAAEVLAFKRLAPMTQETAGRLCRLLVMQVLPALAERDFVPFSTGIAAIQDTVGDHFASLQGGRYTSPAVAEALARLRAQGLRGVGQSSWGPTGFALCEDPAEAERLVRAARPRWADSLTFLVCTAQNRGAEVMVKRKAA
- a CDS encoding formylmethanofuran dehydrogenase; the encoded protein is MILIPGRSNKQGTSLNAGKLKHEYREVTSTVEMNQDDMARLCLKDGDAVRLSNTEGEAVVRCKGKKPSDLPSGMLFIAYGPPSSQLMGGDTAGSGMPISKNFEVQVERVDVP
- a CDS encoding methylenetetrahydromethanopterin dehydrogenase; translation: MKDPYLLHMFNSTKNVSPFDVNMAYEADFDGVIPYADVTLDDIHGLTQDTIFSRGPTGVKRTGIFIGGRDFGLALDMLEEARKAMVPPFEVSVFADPSGAITTAAALMACVEVWLRRKGAGGLAGRNIYLLGGTGPVGLCAGVIGARAGAHMYLASTRGAEAALKAGAPYHMRYGVEMRGADSSGDAAIRAFLAHADVVVGAAKAGTQVLSSAQLAEAPRLLVAADVNAVPPAGIEGVGVQDMGKELPSTPARAAGIGALAIGNVKYKVHYRLFQMMIEAPKPVYLDHTQAFAVAREYAAG
- a CDS encoding ATP-grasp domain-containing protein gives rise to the protein MPPAERPSTGRPIVVVAQSGRALARSAGRAGIPVHVLDLYADRDTSVLARLVSRIGSIVSGFRADRLLDRLHRIEAREGIDGIVAGSGFEERIDLLEAMARVGRLLGNPPEVVRRAKDPIGFFALLTRLGVPHPETVTEAPPGPPGEGAGWLCKRIGGAGGAHVRPAEACCPAGHYLQRQVSGRPHSVVFLADGRHAAIVGYNEIRVQGGTGAARFRYTGAVTVSDPLNAPAIGDALQALVPALGLVGLCGLDFMLDRDGRYSVLEVNPRPTGTFELYEDLGVEGPGLFQMHLAACEGRLPRTVRVLGAGIAAQEVLWASETFAIPDDLQWPDWARDRPAAGTLLQSGEPICTLHARAAERKAVDRLLSDRRAKLCAVLGWPQAA
- a CDS encoding formylmethanofuran dehydrogenase subunit B, producing MNQNLRVVEHATCTFCGCVCDDMDLTVDLDAKRITKAKNACTLGRAWFAEHTIEDKPPARIDGRPATTAEAIEAAAQILVRARLPIIYGLSDTTCEAQRQAVAIADLMNGNIDTTTSVCHGPSGIAFQGVGESTATLGEIKNRADLVIYWGGNPAESHPRHFTRYAVTPKGMYIPNGRKDRYVVLADVRRTPSAPVADLFLLVKPSRDFELLWALRALVKGRAIDASIEETTGIPLATLENLVERMKSCRYGVLFFGMGLTMTRGRHFNSGAILALATDLNEYTHFVAKPVRGHGNVTGADNVVSWQTGYPFGVNFSRGYPRFNPGEFTTVDLLSRGEADAALIIASDPGSNFPKPAIEHLKRIPVIVLDAKDTDTTELARVAFRTATYGINTTGTVYRMDDVPITLRPAFDSPFPGDEEVLTALKDRLRELLNEKRGVGLRKAA